The proteins below are encoded in one region of Fibrella aestuarina BUZ 2:
- a CDS encoding OmpA family protein: MKIIICVISFVALPLVMQAQIRINDPTKVVQRRVESGINTRVNKEINRGIKKAEDKVTSKSAKKPNSPSAPPAERPTTNRNPTETRPTETRPATSGSSVGYVPGTGATGPYSQFDFVPATTIILADDFKHTKLGDFPAGWNTNSTGEVVTIRNIPGQWLALSKQGQYMPESVTELPEEFTLQFNLACSTQLTAASTAFSTAFVAMKKPAKEFAQWTYGRTEGGHGVSFTLHPYDTNGQNGNSELHIIAPRDERLTNKVAVQSFMTKGRNLVRVSVSRQQERLRVYINDEKIWDVPHAFQPKVDYSSIIFALGETHQPNEFYYLSNLQLAVGAPNTRKQLLDKGKFVTRGIHFKANSDQIKPDSNGALRDIAAVLNENRTIRVLIVDHTNTESSDADNMALSKRRAEAVRAVLASQFGVDASRLSTDGKGETQPAVRADSPEGQANNRRVEFIRQ, translated from the coding sequence ATGAAGATCATCATCTGCGTTATCAGCTTTGTGGCCCTGCCTTTGGTCATGCAGGCCCAGATCCGTATCAACGACCCAACGAAGGTGGTGCAACGGCGGGTAGAGTCGGGCATCAACACCCGGGTGAACAAAGAAATCAACAGGGGGATCAAAAAGGCGGAAGACAAGGTCACCAGCAAGTCGGCCAAGAAACCCAATAGTCCGTCGGCTCCACCGGCTGAGCGCCCAACCACGAACCGAAATCCAACCGAAACCCGCCCAACGGAGACTCGTCCGGCGACATCGGGCAGTTCGGTTGGGTACGTACCTGGCACGGGCGCCACGGGCCCCTATAGTCAATTCGATTTTGTACCAGCCACCACCATTATCCTGGCCGATGATTTCAAGCATACTAAACTGGGCGATTTCCCGGCGGGCTGGAACACCAACAGCACGGGCGAAGTCGTCACAATCCGCAACATTCCGGGGCAGTGGCTTGCCCTCAGCAAGCAGGGGCAGTACATGCCCGAAAGCGTTACCGAGTTGCCAGAGGAATTTACCCTGCAGTTCAATCTGGCCTGCTCTACGCAGCTGACCGCCGCCTCAACGGCCTTCTCGACGGCGTTTGTCGCGATGAAAAAACCGGCCAAAGAATTTGCACAGTGGACCTACGGCCGCACCGAAGGCGGGCATGGGGTAAGTTTCACGCTGCATCCCTACGACACCAACGGGCAGAACGGCAACAGCGAACTGCACATCATCGCTCCGCGCGACGAACGCCTGACTAACAAAGTCGCCGTGCAGTCGTTCATGACCAAAGGGCGAAACCTCGTACGCGTATCGGTGTCGCGGCAGCAGGAGCGGTTACGCGTGTACATCAACGACGAAAAAATCTGGGACGTACCCCACGCGTTCCAGCCCAAAGTCGATTATTCGTCGATCATCTTTGCGCTGGGCGAAACGCATCAGCCCAACGAGTTTTATTACCTCAGCAACCTGCAATTGGCCGTGGGCGCCCCCAACACCCGCAAGCAACTGCTCGACAAAGGCAAATTCGTGACGCGGGGTATTCATTTCAAGGCCAACAGCGACCAGATCAAACCCGACTCGAACGGAGCCCTGCGCGACATTGCGGCCGTGCTGAATGAGAACCGCACCATCCGCGTGCTGATCGTCGATCATACCAACACGGAAAGCAGTGATGCCGACAATATGGCGCTGTCGAAGCGTCGGGCTGAAGCCGTGCGGGCCGTGCTGGCCAGCCAGTTTGGGGTCGATGCCAGCCGCCTCAGCACCGATGGCAAGGGCGAAACTCAGCCCGCTGTCCGGGCCGATTCGCCCGAAGGTCAGGCCAATAATCGCCGCGTTGAATTCATTCGTCAGTGA
- a CDS encoding type II toxin-antitoxin system VapC family toxin has translation MDELILDTITLDYLTRNQKALSSAARRRIEQADTVYVCVVSMWELANHIREGLIVLNADFDTFYQKALQTLGITLLDTQWLALNYLSTFDYQIISKPWQRTIKNTLITGIKQELHKDPFDRMIIAHGLTMNLPVVSPDTLFPYYADRGLKVIW, from the coding sequence ATGGATGAGCTCATTCTTGATACGATCACGTTAGATTACCTCACCCGTAACCAGAAGGCACTTTCTTCAGCCGCCCGTAGGCGAATCGAACAAGCCGATACGGTCTATGTCTGCGTAGTCAGCATGTGGGAGCTGGCTAATCATATTCGCGAAGGACTCATCGTGTTGAACGCCGATTTCGACACGTTTTATCAGAAAGCCTTACAGACACTGGGCATTACGCTACTGGACACGCAGTGGCTGGCGCTCAACTACCTGTCTACGTTCGATTACCAAATCATTAGTAAACCCTGGCAGCGAACGATTAAAAACACATTGATAACGGGTATCAAGCAGGAACTACACAAAGACCCGTTCGATCGGATGATCATTGCTCACGGCCTGACCATGAACCTACCCGTTGTGTCGCCGGATACACTCTTCCCCTATTACGCTGATCGCGGATTGAAGGTCATCTGGTAA
- the ruvX gene encoding Holliday junction resolvase RuvX produces the protein MARLVAIDYGNKRTGLAVTDPLQLIATALETVPTHTLIDRLKAYAAAEPVEGFVVGWPTNTDGSDTDTTAAVRGLIKKLKTVFPEQTVYQHDERFTSRMALQAMIAGGTSKKDRRQKGAIDMVSATIILQSFMESKK, from the coding sequence ATGGCGCGACTCGTGGCGATTGATTACGGAAACAAACGGACCGGCCTGGCCGTTACGGACCCGCTGCAATTGATTGCAACGGCGCTCGAAACGGTGCCGACCCACACGCTCATCGACCGGCTGAAGGCCTATGCGGCGGCCGAGCCGGTAGAGGGGTTTGTGGTGGGGTGGCCAACCAATACCGATGGTTCCGACACCGACACGACAGCGGCGGTGCGGGGGCTAATTAAAAAGCTTAAAACGGTGTTTCCCGAGCAGACCGTCTACCAGCACGACGAGCGGTTTACGTCGCGGATGGCCTTGCAGGCGATGATCGCCGGTGGTACGAGCAAAAAAGACCGTCGCCAGAAAGGGGCCATCGACATGGTCAGCGCGACGATCATTTTGCAATCATTTATGGAAAGTAAAAAATAG
- a CDS encoding DUF1016 N-terminal domain-containing protein, producing the protein MERQKVAQWGDKVTAQLAADLQREFPEMKGLSHRNIKYMKQFAATYPDFLIGQRPVAQLPWAHHVILLDKVNSSESRAFYTAKALENGWSRDVLSLQIKSGLHEPGLGRCNALRHAPTACWLSVPCGRFRRFC; encoded by the coding sequence CTGGAACGCCAGAAAGTGGCGCAGTGGGGTGATAAAGTGACAGCACAGCTAGCAGCCGATTTGCAACGTGAGTTTCCTGAGATGAAGGGTTTGTCACATCGCAACATCAAGTACATGAAGCAGTTTGCAGCGACTTATCCTGACTTCTTAATTGGGCAACGGCCCGTTGCCCAATTACCGTGGGCGCACCATGTGATTTTACTGGACAAAGTAAATTCGTCAGAGAGCCGGGCCTTTTATACTGCTAAAGCGCTGGAAAACGGCTGGTCACGCGATGTGTTGAGCCTGCAAATCAAGTCGGGATTGCACGAACCGGGGTTGGGGAGGTGCAACGCATTACGGCATGCGCCTACCGCCTGCTGGCTTTCAGTTCCATGCGGACGGTTTCGCCGCTTTTGCTGA
- a CDS encoding amidohydrolase, with protein MHLTLVQTALHWHDPVANRAMLEETLFNLPEPTDLIVLPEMFTTGFTMDAAAVAEPMNLTTFRWLRQLAQQTNAAITGSYVVQEGSSREGGSRQFYNRLVWMEPDGTFATYDKRHLFRMAGEEKTYTAGTSRMIRTWRGWRICPLICYDLRFPVWSRNQLIAPDQLDYDLLLYVANWPAPRQTAWDALLQARAIENLSYVAGVNRVGTDGNGHPYTGGTALIDFKGEVLFRQYDTEVVHQQTLSLDDLRAFRARFPAYLDADAFTIE; from the coding sequence ATGCACCTAACTCTCGTCCAAACGGCCCTTCACTGGCACGACCCGGTTGCGAATCGGGCGATGCTTGAGGAGACGCTGTTCAACCTGCCCGAGCCGACCGATCTGATTGTGCTGCCCGAAATGTTCACGACGGGCTTCACGATGGACGCGGCGGCGGTGGCCGAACCCATGAACCTGACCACGTTTCGGTGGCTGCGGCAACTGGCGCAGCAAACCAACGCGGCCATTACGGGCAGTTACGTGGTGCAGGAGGGAAGCAGCCGGGAGGGGGGCAGTCGGCAGTTTTACAACCGGCTGGTCTGGATGGAGCCCGACGGTACGTTTGCCACCTACGACAAACGCCACCTGTTCAGGATGGCGGGGGAAGAGAAAACGTACACGGCGGGTACGTCGCGAATGATACGTACCTGGCGTGGCTGGCGCATTTGTCCGCTCATCTGCTACGACCTGCGGTTTCCGGTCTGGAGCCGTAATCAGCTCATTGCCCCCGATCAACTCGACTACGATCTGCTGCTTTATGTGGCGAACTGGCCCGCGCCCCGCCAAACGGCCTGGGACGCGCTGTTGCAGGCCCGCGCCATTGAAAATCTCAGCTACGTGGCGGGTGTCAACCGCGTAGGCACCGACGGCAACGGCCACCCCTACACAGGCGGCACGGCCCTGATTGACTTCAAGGGTGAGGTGCTGTTCCGACAATACGATACCGAAGTGGTGCATCAACAAACACTTTCACTCGACGACTTACGCGCCTTCCGCGCCCGCTTCCCCGCCTATCTCGACGCTGATGCATTCACAATTGAGTAA
- a CDS encoding amidohydrolase family protein: MRRPSLPLTALLLHLTFFIFHSTLAQVEKAPARKSGEGGGPYNRLIIRGVTLINSTGAPPMGPVDIVVEKNRIAQIQQVGYPGVAIDPKSRPKAGAGDQELNCDGMYLMPGFVDMHGHIGGQAQGANAEYVFKLWLGHGITTIRDPSAGNGLDWVLEHRAKSDRNEIVAPRIKAYTVFGQGSKAPITTPDQARAWVRQNAERGADGIKFFGAEPGVFRAALDENKKLGLRSACHHAQLEVARMNALATAKAGLTTMEHWYGLPEALFADRTVQDYPATYNYNNEQNRFEEAGNLWQQAAKPGTDRWNKVMDELIALDFTLDPTFNIYEANRELMLARRAEWHDDYTLPSLWRFYGPSRISHGSYWHNWGTEQEVAWKKNYQLWMAFINEYKNRGGRVTAGSDSGFIYQLYGFAYIRELELLREAGFHPLEVVRAATIKGAEALGMADQIGSVEVGKLADFVIVKENPLANLKTLYGTGAIHLNEKNEVERVGGVTYTVKDGVVYDAKQLLADVRALVAEAKKKENFEITQPGIAPKAAQQGSGKQ; this comes from the coding sequence ATGCGCCGCCCCTCACTGCCTCTCACAGCGCTCCTTCTTCATCTTACCTTTTTCATCTTTCATTCCACCCTGGCGCAGGTCGAGAAGGCACCGGCGCGCAAGAGCGGCGAAGGGGGCGGGCCGTATAACCGGCTCATCATCCGGGGCGTCACGCTCATCAACAGCACGGGTGCGCCACCGATGGGGCCGGTGGATATTGTGGTGGAAAAGAACCGCATCGCGCAGATTCAGCAGGTAGGCTACCCCGGCGTGGCTATCGATCCGAAAAGCCGGCCCAAAGCGGGGGCGGGCGATCAGGAACTCAACTGCGACGGCATGTATTTGATGCCGGGGTTCGTGGACATGCACGGGCATATTGGCGGACAGGCGCAGGGAGCCAATGCCGAATACGTCTTTAAACTCTGGCTCGGCCACGGCATCACCACCATCCGCGACCCGTCGGCGGGTAACGGGCTGGATTGGGTGCTGGAACACCGCGCCAAAAGCGACCGCAACGAGATTGTGGCCCCGCGCATCAAAGCCTACACGGTATTCGGGCAGGGTAGCAAAGCCCCCATCACCACCCCCGACCAGGCCCGCGCCTGGGTACGTCAGAACGCCGAACGGGGTGCCGACGGCATCAAGTTTTTCGGGGCTGAACCAGGCGTCTTTCGGGCGGCGTTGGACGAAAACAAAAAATTAGGCCTTCGCTCGGCCTGCCACCACGCCCAACTGGAAGTGGCCCGCATGAACGCGCTGGCTACCGCCAAAGCCGGTCTGACCACGATGGAGCACTGGTATGGTCTACCCGAAGCCCTCTTCGCCGACCGGACCGTGCAGGACTATCCCGCCACCTACAACTACAACAACGAGCAGAACCGTTTCGAGGAGGCGGGCAACCTCTGGCAACAGGCCGCCAAACCCGGCACCGACCGCTGGAACAAGGTGATGGATGAACTCATCGCCCTCGATTTCACCCTTGACCCAACGTTCAACATCTACGAAGCCAACCGCGAACTGATGCTCGCCCGCCGCGCCGAGTGGCACGACGACTACACCCTGCCTAGCCTGTGGCGTTTCTACGGCCCCAGCCGCATCTCGCACGGGTCGTACTGGCACAATTGGGGCACCGAGCAGGAAGTGGCCTGGAAGAAAAACTACCAGCTCTGGATGGCGTTCATCAACGAATACAAAAACCGGGGTGGACGCGTCACTGCGGGCTCCGATTCGGGCTTCATCTACCAGCTTTACGGCTTTGCCTACATCCGCGAACTGGAACTCCTGCGCGAAGCCGGTTTTCATCCGCTCGAAGTGGTGCGGGCCGCCACCATCAAAGGGGCGGAAGCGCTCGGCATGGCCGATCAGATCGGGTCGGTGGAAGTGGGGAAACTGGCTGATTTCGTCATCGTGAAAGAAAACCCGCTCGCCAACCTGAAAACCCTGTATGGTACCGGAGCCATTCACCTCAACGAGAAAAACGAAGTCGAGCGCGTCGGCGGCGTGACCTACACGGTGAAAGACGGCGTAGTCTACGACGCCAAACAACTACTCGCCGATGTGCGAGCGTTGGTAGCTGAGGCCAAAAAGAAAGAGAATTTCGAGATCACGCAGCCGGGCATTGCTCCCAAAGCCGCCCAGCAAGGATCAGGCAAGCAATGA
- a CDS encoding M16 family metallopeptidase produces MTLKQTIMGLSLLTTAAFAQTPLDRSKLPADAPAPQIKIGNPETFTLPNGLKVFVVENHKLPRVAVNLVLDREPLLEGNKVGTASFAGQLLRNGTKTRSKAQLDEEIDFIGADLSTSPTSVFGRSLSKNAGKLFELMSDVVLHPAFPQAELDKLKKQTKSALASQKDNPNAIATKVANVVMFGKNHPYGEQQTEETVDNVTLADVQTYYNTYFKPNIGYLAVVGDITPAQAKTLVEKAFGSWQRGDVPKPTYPAPAAVGKTKIALVDRPSSVQSVISVGYPVALKPYSQETILASVMNDILGGSEARLFNNLREKHGYTYGAYSSLSGDRLVGRFRAGASVRNAVTDSSVAEIMNELKAISTTPVTAAELKQTKNAFGGNFIFTLEDPQTIANFAINTARYGLPADFFPNYLKYVDAITEADVATAGKQFIKPENAVIVVVGKASEIADKLKRFGDIEYYDAKGNRVEAPKAAAAVPVGLTAQQVIDKYLAAIGGKEALSKVQDMTMQMSTEMQGQKVTMIRKAKVPNKSAMSVMVSGQEMMKTVSDGKSASRTMQGRSQNLEGKDLDMTIQAGMFPELYFADNKVTSVLEGTEKVDGKDAYRIKNSTPGGATWTNLYDVNTGLKLQTISMQRGPQGETAVAVDYADYKDVNGIKVPYTMIQPMGPMKMTLTVDKVEINKSLSDADFTVN; encoded by the coding sequence ATGACACTCAAACAGACCATTATGGGCCTTTCGCTGCTAACCACAGCCGCGTTTGCCCAGACTCCGCTCGATCGGAGCAAATTGCCCGCGGATGCGCCCGCGCCGCAAATCAAAATCGGGAACCCCGAAACGTTCACGCTGCCCAACGGCCTGAAAGTATTCGTGGTCGAAAACCACAAGCTGCCCCGCGTAGCCGTGAACCTGGTGCTCGACCGGGAGCCGCTGCTGGAAGGCAACAAAGTGGGAACGGCCAGCTTCGCCGGTCAACTCCTGCGCAACGGTACTAAAACTCGCAGCAAAGCCCAACTCGACGAAGAAATCGACTTCATCGGCGCCGATCTGAGCACCTCGCCCACCAGCGTATTTGGCCGGTCGCTGAGCAAAAACGCGGGTAAGCTGTTCGAACTGATGTCGGACGTGGTGCTGCACCCGGCGTTTCCGCAGGCCGAACTCGACAAGCTGAAAAAGCAAACCAAATCGGCGCTGGCATCGCAGAAAGACAACCCCAACGCCATCGCCACAAAGGTGGCCAACGTGGTGATGTTCGGCAAGAACCATCCCTATGGTGAGCAGCAGACGGAAGAGACCGTCGACAACGTGACGCTGGCCGATGTGCAGACTTACTACAATACCTATTTCAAACCCAATATTGGCTACCTCGCGGTAGTGGGCGACATCACGCCGGCGCAGGCCAAAACGTTAGTTGAGAAAGCCTTTGGCAGCTGGCAGCGTGGCGACGTACCCAAGCCAACGTACCCGGCGCCGGCAGCCGTTGGCAAAACCAAAATTGCGCTGGTCGACCGTCCGTCGTCGGTGCAGTCGGTGATCAGCGTGGGGTATCCCGTGGCTCTGAAACCCTATTCGCAGGAAACGATTCTGGCCAGCGTGATGAACGACATTCTGGGTGGTTCGGAGGCGCGCCTGTTCAACAACCTGCGCGAGAAACACGGCTACACCTACGGCGCTTACTCGAGCCTGTCGGGCGACCGGCTGGTTGGGCGCTTCCGGGCGGGTGCCAGCGTGCGCAACGCCGTAACGGATAGTTCTGTGGCCGAAATTATGAACGAACTGAAGGCCATCAGCACCACGCCCGTAACGGCCGCCGAGTTGAAGCAGACGAAAAACGCGTTTGGCGGCAACTTCATCTTCACGCTCGAAGACCCGCAGACCATCGCCAACTTCGCCATCAACACGGCCCGTTATGGCCTGCCCGCCGACTTCTTCCCCAACTACCTGAAGTATGTCGACGCCATCACCGAAGCCGACGTAGCAACGGCTGGTAAGCAGTTCATTAAACCCGAAAACGCGGTGATCGTGGTGGTGGGTAAGGCGAGCGAAATTGCCGACAAGCTGAAGCGGTTTGGCGACATCGAGTATTACGATGCCAAGGGTAATCGCGTGGAGGCGCCCAAAGCGGCCGCCGCTGTACCCGTTGGCCTGACCGCTCAGCAGGTGATTGATAAATACCTGGCGGCCATCGGTGGGAAAGAGGCGCTCTCGAAGGTGCAGGACATGACCATGCAGATGAGCACCGAGATGCAGGGCCAGAAGGTGACGATGATCCGCAAAGCTAAAGTGCCCAACAAGTCGGCTATGTCGGTGATGGTGTCGGGGCAGGAAATGATGAAAACGGTCAGCGACGGGAAGTCCGCCAGCCGCACCATGCAGGGCCGCAGCCAGAATCTCGAAGGCAAAGACCTGGACATGACCATTCAGGCCGGGATGTTCCCCGAACTCTATTTCGCCGACAACAAGGTCACCAGCGTGCTGGAGGGCACCGAGAAAGTCGACGGGAAAGATGCCTACCGGATTAAAAACAGCACGCCCGGTGGCGCCACCTGGACTAACCTGTACGACGTAAACACGGGCCTGAAACTGCAAACAATCTCGATGCAGCGCGGGCCGCAGGGCGAAACCGCCGTAGCCGTCGATTACGCCGACTACAAAGATGTCAACGGCATCAAAGTGCCCTACACGATGATCCAGCCGATGGGCCCCATGAAGATGACGCTCACTGTAGATAAAGTCGAAATCAACAAAAGCTTGAGCGATGCCGACTTCACGGTGAATTAA
- a CDS encoding M16 family metallopeptidase has translation MRIGNFGRFWVGLPVGRPFIIPKPLLMKRTVLLLAAGVCGQLIAQAQPKKAKPTPTQAVVSAGAKTAATTTQGRIKFSEFDLPNGLHVILHQDNSTPLVAVTMMYHVGSKNEQPTRTGFAHFFEHLLFEGSDNIKRGEYMKIVKGNGGQLNANTSQDRTFYYEVMPSNKLELGLYLESERLLHAKIDEKGVETQREVVKEEKRQRIDNQPYGSIFTEVLKHAYTKHPYQWAPIGSLEHLNAATIDEFRQFYKDFYVPNNAILSIAGDIDPAQAKTLVTKYFAEIPKGTKAIYRPSIKEPAQTKEVRDTIYDNITLPAVVQAYHIPAQGTPDSYAMEVLQTILAGGESSRMTKEIVDKQQKALQSAAFPVANEDAGLFLTYSIANQGVKPDELEASVNTEVERVKKDLVTDAELTKVKNQIETNFVNQNARIFGVAENLANYKMYYGDANLINTEIDRYNKVTKEDLRRVANQYLRPENRVVLYYLPKAAEGKDTGKGK, from the coding sequence ATGCGAATAGGCAACTTTGGCCGGTTTTGGGTCGGTTTGCCAGTCGGTCGCCCTTTCATCATACCAAAACCGTTACTCATGAAACGTACAGTACTGCTGCTGGCAGCAGGCGTTTGCGGTCAACTTATCGCGCAGGCGCAACCCAAAAAAGCGAAGCCGACGCCTACCCAGGCGGTCGTCAGCGCCGGGGCCAAAACGGCGGCAACCACCACCCAGGGCCGCATCAAATTTTCGGAATTTGATTTGCCCAACGGCCTGCACGTGATTCTGCATCAGGACAACAGCACCCCGCTGGTGGCCGTCACGATGATGTACCACGTTGGCTCGAAAAACGAACAGCCCACCCGCACCGGCTTTGCCCACTTTTTCGAACACCTGCTTTTCGAAGGCTCCGACAACATCAAGCGGGGCGAGTACATGAAGATTGTGAAAGGCAACGGTGGCCAGTTGAATGCCAACACCAGCCAGGATCGCACGTTCTATTACGAGGTGATGCCCTCCAACAAGCTCGAACTGGGCCTGTACCTCGAATCGGAGCGGCTGTTGCACGCCAAAATCGACGAGAAAGGCGTGGAAACACAGCGCGAGGTAGTGAAGGAAGAGAAGCGGCAACGCATCGACAACCAGCCCTACGGCTCGATTTTCACCGAAGTGCTGAAGCACGCCTATACCAAGCACCCCTATCAGTGGGCACCCATCGGCTCGCTGGAACACCTCAACGCCGCCACCATCGACGAGTTCCGGCAGTTTTACAAGGATTTCTACGTACCCAACAACGCCATCCTGTCCATTGCGGGCGACATCGATCCCGCGCAAGCCAAAACGCTGGTAACGAAGTATTTCGCCGAAATTCCGAAGGGTACCAAAGCGATTTACCGCCCGTCGATTAAAGAACCGGCGCAAACGAAGGAAGTCCGCGACACGATCTACGACAACATCACGCTGCCCGCCGTGGTGCAGGCCTACCACATCCCCGCGCAGGGCACCCCCGATTCCTACGCGATGGAGGTATTGCAGACCATCCTGGCCGGGGGCGAAAGCTCACGTATGACCAAGGAGATTGTGGATAAGCAGCAGAAAGCCCTTCAGTCGGCGGCCTTCCCCGTCGCCAACGAAGACGCGGGCCTGTTTCTGACCTATTCCATCGCTAACCAGGGCGTTAAACCCGACGAGCTGGAAGCGTCGGTAAACACGGAAGTGGAGCGGGTGAAGAAAGACCTCGTCACCGACGCCGAACTGACGAAGGTGAAAAACCAGATCGAAACGAACTTCGTCAACCAGAACGCCCGCATCTTCGGGGTGGCCGAAAACCTCGCCAACTACAAGATGTATTACGGCGACGCCAACCTGATCAACACCGAAATCGACCGGTACAACAAGGTGACGAAGGAAGACCTCCGCCGAGTAGCCAACCAGTATCTCCGCCCCGAAAATCGGGTGGTGCTGTATTACCTGCCGAAAGCTGCCGAAGGCAAAGACACCGGTAAAGGCAAATAG
- the def gene encoding peptide deformylase, whose amino-acid sequence MILPIVAYGDPVLRKRAKEIEKGQVDVKTLADNMFETMYAASGVGLAAPQVGQSLRLFVVDGTPMNEDETPDDDEFDPSLVGFKKVFINPEILEEDGDEWAFEEGCLSIPGIRNDVYRPEFIKIRYVDLDWNEHVEEYDGIAARIIQHEYDHLDGKLFTDYMSPLKRQLLKKRLADITKGNVDVEYKMRFSK is encoded by the coding sequence ATGATTCTCCCAATTGTAGCCTATGGCGATCCGGTTCTGCGGAAGCGCGCCAAAGAGATCGAGAAAGGTCAGGTTGATGTGAAGACGTTGGCCGACAATATGTTTGAAACAATGTATGCCGCTTCGGGGGTGGGCCTGGCCGCGCCGCAGGTTGGGCAGAGCCTACGGCTGTTTGTGGTCGATGGTACGCCCATGAACGAAGACGAAACGCCCGATGATGACGAGTTCGACCCGTCTCTGGTGGGGTTCAAGAAGGTGTTCATCAACCCCGAAATTCTGGAAGAAGACGGCGACGAATGGGCGTTTGAAGAGGGCTGCCTCAGCATTCCCGGCATCCGAAACGATGTGTACCGCCCCGAATTCATCAAGATCAGGTACGTCGACCTCGACTGGAACGAGCATGTGGAAGAATACGACGGCATTGCTGCCCGGATCATTCAACACGAGTACGATCACCTCGACGGCAAGCTCTTCACTGACTACATGTCGCCCCTGAAACGGCAACTGCTCAAAAAGCGCCTCGCCGACATCACCAAAGGCAACGTCGACGTGGAATACAAGATGCGTTTTTCAAAATGA
- a CDS encoding gluconate:H+ symporter, which yields MSLLITILGITALVVLISYARLHAFLAFLIVSLGVGLALGMTPLAIVESVQKGIGSTLGSILGIIALGAMLGKLVAQSGAAQRIATTLIGWVGTHRIRWAFMLTGFIVGLPLFYSVGFLLLAPLVIAVAHRYRLSAVYVGIPMLASLSVTQGYLPPHPAPLAILKQFNADMGKTLFYGIIVAIPAILVSGMLFGSTLKRYTTSPNQALIAPELTDEQMPGTLVSFLTVLLPILLISVSTLVSPLLAEGSGVRQALLFVGEPIVSMLLSVLVALVTLGLKRGKSMAEVADLLADSVKEVAMLFLIFGGAGALKQVLADAGISQSIADLMQHASLHPYVIGWGIAAIIRVCVGSSTVSGITTAGIVLPLLKESGVDPNLMVLSIGAGSMMFSHVNDTGFWLFRDYFQLSMVDTIKTWSMMEVLVSVCGLVGVMALSVFVG from the coding sequence ATGTCCCTCCTAATTACCATCCTGGGTATCACCGCGTTGGTGGTACTGATCTCCTACGCCCGGCTCCATGCGTTTCTGGCCTTTCTGATCGTGTCGCTGGGGGTGGGGTTGGCCCTCGGGATGACGCCATTGGCTATTGTCGAATCGGTACAGAAAGGCATCGGCAGCACGTTAGGGTCTATTCTGGGTATTATTGCGCTGGGGGCTATGCTGGGAAAGCTGGTCGCCCAGAGTGGCGCGGCGCAGCGGATCGCCACCACACTGATCGGCTGGGTGGGCACCCACCGTATCCGTTGGGCTTTTATGCTGACGGGCTTCATCGTGGGCTTGCCCCTGTTCTATTCAGTGGGGTTTCTGTTGCTGGCGCCGCTGGTGATCGCGGTGGCGCATCGGTATCGGCTGTCGGCGGTGTACGTGGGCATTCCCATGCTGGCGTCGCTGTCGGTCACGCAGGGCTATCTGCCGCCGCATCCGGCGCCGCTGGCCATTCTGAAGCAGTTCAACGCCGACATGGGCAAAACGCTGTTTTACGGCATCATCGTGGCCATTCCGGCCATTCTGGTGTCGGGTATGTTATTCGGGTCAACGCTGAAACGTTACACGACGTCGCCCAATCAGGCGTTGATTGCGCCCGAGCTCACCGACGAGCAGATGCCGGGTACGTTGGTGAGCTTCCTGACGGTGCTGCTGCCGATTCTGCTCATCAGCGTCAGTACGTTGGTAAGCCCGTTGCTGGCCGAGGGGTCGGGTGTCAGGCAGGCGCTGCTTTTTGTGGGCGAACCCATCGTGAGCATGCTGCTTTCGGTGTTGGTGGCGCTGGTTACGCTGGGCCTCAAGCGTGGCAAATCGATGGCGGAGGTGGCCGATCTACTGGCCGATTCAGTGAAAGAAGTAGCCATGCTCTTCCTGATTTTTGGCGGGGCGGGCGCGCTCAAACAGGTGCTGGCCGATGCGGGCATCAGCCAATCCATCGCCGACCTGATGCAACACGCCTCGCTGCACCCCTACGTCATTGGCTGGGGCATTGCTGCCATCATCCGCGTCTGCGTGGGTTCATCGACCGTGTCGGGCATTACCACGGCCGGTATTGTACTGCCCTTACTGAAGGAATCGGGCGTCGACCCGAACCTGATGGTGCTGAGCATCGGCGCGGGCAGCATGATGTTTTCGCACGTCAACGACACCGGCTTCTGGCTGTTCCGCGACTATTTTCAGCTTTCGATGGTCGACACGATCAAAACCTGGTCGATGATGGAAGTACTCGTGTCGGTGTGTGGGCTGGTCGGCGTGATGGCGTTAAGCGTGTTTGTGGGGTAA